In Gadus macrocephalus chromosome 4, ASM3116895v1, the following proteins share a genomic window:
- the LOC132456229 gene encoding homer protein homolog 1-like isoform X1 translates to MGEQPIFSTRAHVFQIDPSTKKNWVPTSKHAVTVSYFYDSTRNVYRIISLEGSKAIINSTITPNMTFTKTSQKFGQWADSRANTVYGLGFPSENHLLKFAEKFAEFKEAARLAKEQSHDKMELTSTPSQLPQVAAVRRTVVSVHQAGKKKESASGELLSPVTPESINGTDDEDGGATPGTPQHTEPRPDPPTPTLPFSHSSTSINKHWEAELAALKGNNAKLTAALLESTANVKQWKQQLAAYQEEAERLHKRVTELECVSGQTAVIKAQKTDLNQTIEELQATLGAKEEELERLKAEMEVANEFQQQKESLTQKLQATEERNQNLEARLSALEQTAENTQQERETFRSHLRSLLQLLDGKIFELTELRDTLAKLIESS, encoded by the exons ATGGG ggAGCAGCCCATCTTCAGCACGCGGGCCCACGTGTTCCAGATCGACCCCAGCACCAAGAAGAACTGGGTGCCCACCAGTAAACACGCTGTCACCGTGTCCTACTTCTACGACAGCACCCGCAATGTCTACCGGATCATCAGCCtggaggggtcaaag GCCATCATCAACAGCACCATCACGCCAAACATGACCTTCACTAAGACATCCCAGAAGTTTGGCCAGTGGGCTGACAGCCGGGCCAACACCGTCTACGGTCTGGGCTTTCCCTCGGAGAATCATCTGCTCAAG TTTGCAGAGAAGTTTGCAGAGTTCAAGGAGGCGGCGCGCCTGGCCAAGGAGCAGTCACATGACAAGATGGAGCTGACCAGCACCCCCTCAcag CTTCCTCAGGTGGCGGCTGTGAGAAGGACTGTAGTGTCAGTCCACCAAGCCGGTAAAAAGAAG GAGTCTGCGTCGGGGGAGCTCCTGTCCCCCGTGACCCCCGAGAGCATCAACGGTACTGACGACGAGGACGGGGGGGCGACGCCGGGGaccccccaacacacagagCCCAGGCCTGATCCCCCGACCCCCACACTGCCCTTCTCCCACAG TTCAACCAGCATCAACAAGCACTGGGAGGCGGAGCTAGCGGCCCTGAAGGGAAACAACGCTAAGCTAACGGCGGCGCTGCTGGAGTCCACGGCTAACGTGAAGCAGTGGAAGCAGCAGCTAGCGGCCTACCAGGAGGAGGCCGAGAGGCTACACAAGAGG GTGACGGAGCTGGAGTGTGTGAGCGGTCAGACAGCGGTCATCAAGGCCCAGAAGACGGACCTCAACCAGACCATCGAGGAGCTGCAGGCCACGCTGGGGGCCAAGGAAGAG GAGCTAGAGAGACTTAAAGCAGAGATGGAGGTCGCCAACGAATTCCAGCAGCAGAAAGAATCCCTGACGCAGAAACTACAG gccACGGAGGAGCGGAACCAGAACCTGGAGGCGCGGCTGAGTGCCCTGGAGCAGACGGCGGAGAACACCCAGCAGGAGCGGGAGACCTTCCGCTCCCATCTGCGCTCCCTGCTGCAGCTCCTGGACGGGAAGATCTTCGAGCTGACCGAGCTGCGGGACACGCTTGCCAAGCTCATCGAGAGCAGCTAG
- the LOC132456229 gene encoding homer protein homolog 1-like isoform X3, whose protein sequence is MGEQPIFSTRAHVFQIDPSTKKNWVPTSKHAVTVSYFYDSTRNVYRIISLEGSKAIINSTITPNMTFTKTSQKFGQWADSRANTVYGLGFPSENHLLKFAEKFAEFKEAARLAKEQSHDKMELTSTPSQESASGELLSPVTPESINGTDDEDGGATPGTPQHTEPRPDPPTPTLPFSHR, encoded by the exons ATGGG ggAGCAGCCCATCTTCAGCACGCGGGCCCACGTGTTCCAGATCGACCCCAGCACCAAGAAGAACTGGGTGCCCACCAGTAAACACGCTGTCACCGTGTCCTACTTCTACGACAGCACCCGCAATGTCTACCGGATCATCAGCCtggaggggtcaaag GCCATCATCAACAGCACCATCACGCCAAACATGACCTTCACTAAGACATCCCAGAAGTTTGGCCAGTGGGCTGACAGCCGGGCCAACACCGTCTACGGTCTGGGCTTTCCCTCGGAGAATCATCTGCTCAAG TTTGCAGAGAAGTTTGCAGAGTTCAAGGAGGCGGCGCGCCTGGCCAAGGAGCAGTCACATGACAAGATGGAGCTGACCAGCACCCCCTCAcag GAGTCTGCGTCGGGGGAGCTCCTGTCCCCCGTGACCCCCGAGAGCATCAACGGTACTGACGACGAGGACGGGGGGGCGACGCCGGGGaccccccaacacacagagCCCAGGCCTGATCCCCCGACCCCCACACTGCCCTTCTCCCACAGGTGA
- the LOC132456229 gene encoding homer protein homolog 1-like isoform X2: MGEQPIFSTRAHVFQIDPSTKKNWVPTSKHAVTVSYFYDSTRNVYRIISLEGSKAIINSTITPNMTFTKTSQKFGQWADSRANTVYGLGFPSENHLLKFAEKFAEFKEAARLAKEQSHDKMELTSTPSQESASGELLSPVTPESINGTDDEDGGATPGTPQHTEPRPDPPTPTLPFSHSSTSINKHWEAELAALKGNNAKLTAALLESTANVKQWKQQLAAYQEEAERLHKRVTELECVSGQTAVIKAQKTDLNQTIEELQATLGAKEEELERLKAEMEVANEFQQQKESLTQKLQATEERNQNLEARLSALEQTAENTQQERETFRSHLRSLLQLLDGKIFELTELRDTLAKLIESS; the protein is encoded by the exons ATGGG ggAGCAGCCCATCTTCAGCACGCGGGCCCACGTGTTCCAGATCGACCCCAGCACCAAGAAGAACTGGGTGCCCACCAGTAAACACGCTGTCACCGTGTCCTACTTCTACGACAGCACCCGCAATGTCTACCGGATCATCAGCCtggaggggtcaaag GCCATCATCAACAGCACCATCACGCCAAACATGACCTTCACTAAGACATCCCAGAAGTTTGGCCAGTGGGCTGACAGCCGGGCCAACACCGTCTACGGTCTGGGCTTTCCCTCGGAGAATCATCTGCTCAAG TTTGCAGAGAAGTTTGCAGAGTTCAAGGAGGCGGCGCGCCTGGCCAAGGAGCAGTCACATGACAAGATGGAGCTGACCAGCACCCCCTCAcag GAGTCTGCGTCGGGGGAGCTCCTGTCCCCCGTGACCCCCGAGAGCATCAACGGTACTGACGACGAGGACGGGGGGGCGACGCCGGGGaccccccaacacacagagCCCAGGCCTGATCCCCCGACCCCCACACTGCCCTTCTCCCACAG TTCAACCAGCATCAACAAGCACTGGGAGGCGGAGCTAGCGGCCCTGAAGGGAAACAACGCTAAGCTAACGGCGGCGCTGCTGGAGTCCACGGCTAACGTGAAGCAGTGGAAGCAGCAGCTAGCGGCCTACCAGGAGGAGGCCGAGAGGCTACACAAGAGG GTGACGGAGCTGGAGTGTGTGAGCGGTCAGACAGCGGTCATCAAGGCCCAGAAGACGGACCTCAACCAGACCATCGAGGAGCTGCAGGCCACGCTGGGGGCCAAGGAAGAG GAGCTAGAGAGACTTAAAGCAGAGATGGAGGTCGCCAACGAATTCCAGCAGCAGAAAGAATCCCTGACGCAGAAACTACAG gccACGGAGGAGCGGAACCAGAACCTGGAGGCGCGGCTGAGTGCCCTGGAGCAGACGGCGGAGAACACCCAGCAGGAGCGGGAGACCTTCCGCTCCCATCTGCGCTCCCTGCTGCAGCTCCTGGACGGGAAGATCTTCGAGCTGACCGAGCTGCGGGACACGCTTGCCAAGCTCATCGAGAGCAGCTAG